Proteins found in one Triticum urartu cultivar G1812 chromosome 4, Tu2.1, whole genome shotgun sequence genomic segment:
- the LOC125554267 gene encoding classical arabinogalactan protein 9-like, translating to MARFAVVAAIVALLAITAAAQGPMPAPKMAPLPAAPTRSPPVATPPTASAPSPMASPPAPPTDAPTGAPSAMTPSAVAGAPAGAPAGAPSGTTPASSAVYASSVSFVAVAGAVAAAVMF from the coding sequence ATGGCTCGCTTCGCCGTGGTCGCCGCCATCGTCGCGCTCCTGGCCATCACCGCGGCCGCGCAGGGCCCCATGCCGGCGCCCAAGATGGCCCCGCTGCCGGCGGCCCCGACGAGGTCGCCCCCGGTCGCCACGCCTCCGACCGCATCGGCGCCGTCCCCGATGGCCTCTCCCCCGGCCCCGCCCACCGACGCCCCCACCGGCGCTCCTTCCGCGATGACACCCTCCGCGGTCGCCGGAGCACCCGCGGGCGCGCCCGCCGGCGCGCCCAGCGGCACCACGCCCGCCAGTTCCGCGGTCTACGCCTCCTCCGTCAGCTTCGTCGCCGTGGCCggtgccgtcgccgccgccgtcatGTTCTAG
- the LOC125554270 gene encoding classical arabinogalactan protein 9-like, with protein sequence MARFAVVAAILALLAVGAAAQGPMPAPRMAPLPAPPARSPVATPPTAASPSPMASPPAPTTDAPTDAPSAMTPSAVSATPSGAPIGAPNGTPASSAVYSSAASFVAVAGAVAAAIVF encoded by the coding sequence ATGGCTCGCTTCGCCGTGGTCGCCGCCatcctcgccctcctcgcagtcGGCGCCGCCGCGCAGGGCCCCATGCCGGCGCCCCGGATGGCCCCGCTTCCGGCGCCACCGGCGAGGTCCCCGGTCGCCACCCCTCCAACCGCCGCGTCGCCGTCCCCGATGGCATCTCCCCCTGCCCCGACCACCGACGCGCCGACCGACGCTCCCTCCGCGATGACGCCGTCCGCGGTCTCCGCCACACCCTCCGGCGCCCCCATCGGCGCCCCGAACGGCACCCCCGCGAGCTCCGCCGTGTACTCATCCGCCGCCAGCTTCGTCGCGGTCGCCGGAGCGGTGGCCGCCGCCATCGTGTTCTAG
- the LOC125554268 gene encoding classical arabinogalactan protein 10-like, producing MKMAARQQSGLTRRCLQAIDSDRADAARDLARLERYSPTQPWLTGRIRVPPAISTYQSPRHRHTQARSSLTQLLLATPSCSADLSQGLPPITACANLMARFAVVAAIVALLAVTAAAQAPGVAPRMAPLPAPPARSPATAPAPVATPPTAASPSPLASPPAPPTDAPTDAPSAMPPSVVSGTPEGAPAAAPSGTPASSAVYTSSVSFVAVAGAVAAAIVF from the coding sequence ATGAAAATGGCAGCACGGCAACAGTCTGGTCTCACGCGTCGTTGCTTACAGGCCATCGACAGCGACCGCGCCGATGCCGCGCGGGATCTCGCGAGACTCGAACGTTACAGCCCGACACAGCCGTGGTTAACGGGCAGAATACGCGTCCCTCCTGCTATAAGTACCTACCAATCCCCTCGCCACCGGCACACACAAGCTCGCAGCTCCCTCACACAGCTTCTACTCGCCACCCCCTCCTGCTCTGCAGATCTTAGCCAAGGTCTTCCGCCGATCACCGCCTGCGCCAACCTCATGGCCCGCTtcgccgtcgtcgccgccatcgTGGCCCTCCTGgccgtcaccgccgccgcgcagGCCCCCGGAGTGGCGCCCAGGATGGCGCCTCTCCCCGCACCGCCGGCGAGGTCCCCGGCCACCGCGCCTGCGCCGGTCGCCACGCCGCCCACCGCCGCGTCGCCGTCCCCGCTGGCCTCTCCCCCGGCCCCGCCCACCGACGCCCCGACCGACGCTCCCTCCGCGATGCCCCCGTCCGTGGTCTCCGGCACACCCGAGGGCGCACCTGCCGCTGCCCCCAGCGGCACCCCCGCCAGCTCCGCCGTCTACACGTCCTCCGTCAGCTTCGTCGCCGTCGCCGGCGCGGTCGCCGCCGCCATCGTGTTCTAG
- the LOC125554269 gene encoding arabinogalactan protein 1-like, with amino-acid sequence MARFAAVAALLALLAVAAAAQGPMLAPRTAPLPAPPARSPATAPAPVATPPTAASPSPMASPPAPTTDAPSAMTPSAVSATPAGAPVGAPTGTPASSAVYSSAASFVAVAGAVAAAIVF; translated from the coding sequence ATGGCTCGCTTCGCCGCGGTCgccgccctcctcgccctcctcgccgtcgccgccgccgcgcagGGCCCCATGCTGGCGCCCAGGACGGCCCCTCTTCCAGCGCCACCGGCGAGGTCCCCAGCCACCGCCCCTGCGCCGGTCGCCACCCCGCCCACCGCCGCGTCGCCGTCCCCGATGGCATCTCCCCCTGCCCCGACCACCGACGCTCCCTCCGCGATGACGCCGTCCGCGGTCTCTGCCACACCCGCTGGAGCCCCCGTCGGCGCCCCCACCGGCACCCCCGCGAGCTCCGCCGTGTACTCATCCGCCGCCAGCTTCGTCGCGGTCGCCGGAGCGGTGGCCGCCGCCATCGTGTTCTAG